The following proteins are encoded in a genomic region of Methylobacterium tardum:
- a CDS encoding phage tail tip lysozyme, which produces MQAEVQDRYSGPLKALRAQLLDTARTGNNHSETLAKGFGAVEGALQKTARTASSVVNPAFAALGVTGLTAGAAVAGISAALNKLTTNMSGLGQLSRESGVAAKTLQEFSSVAGRFGIEQDAVAAATKNFAAQMRTFSIGTGDAFNWVIRQGRDAAGRKAFQDFATDLQHTSDEGEKLKKALAFMETIRNPVERGIFAQQFFGNQDLGRIADGHLGPVLELFRKAREKLGEFKIEDVIDAEKFDRSLNSLKGSMQRLGTTIAREVLGPATDLTTWADELVSGQRADVTKSLREGLQGVKKELGEINWKQFGEDTVKGLQAGTALAGSLARTMHEIAEAIHAIRGGEYAQAARGLDGASGPLARALAPRVGDDEIDAQENVDRLRKMKEVADEAGQHLIGRTQQRLGLLPGSDQAGKDLEAAEARLKALQGRTPEQRQKDFEASEKLRKSVDGLTDEMKASRGGATVQKQSMDTQGGLFGGATVQTAAFGGGGGFRRFGGYGGGANLPVGGDDPVIHGGPQGGHATGPQVDRPRPAGPQVERRGGSGPGYRGEQGLGGLAGRSFGGGGRFNGLGGTRPSIPPIGPRPAVPSIDLPGGYTGNDGRRAARSGMTTGGRERVASWLEFMQRPIDQGGMGFTRDEAYGQIAMMQGESGLNLNPAAEGDHEDPIRKINPHAFGTVQWSDARGNKRFPMLRALAERMGKDWRDVSVQQQMYRAEMLREGRGGYRHVYDAIKRNGTGEGSLRFGINGYENPQKKDLAYAIRKPFLDRLRRDQSGPTAERADGDGTDLLPGGAPRLIRPNSMGGAHGLTMDQAAAMREGKADGAGWAAREAARKTFEAQQAEAAGLRTGGARVAATAARAGVVAMPKVENNGSVVVNVLEPGPKTRVATTASGKLFQDVVQRSGAQMRRAD; this is translated from the coding sequence ATGCAAGCCGAGGTGCAGGACCGCTACAGCGGCCCGCTGAAGGCACTGCGAGCCCAGCTGCTCGACACCGCCCGCACCGGCAACAATCACAGCGAGACGCTGGCCAAGGGCTTCGGCGCCGTCGAGGGCGCGCTTCAGAAGACCGCTCGCACCGCGTCGAGCGTCGTCAACCCGGCCTTCGCCGCGCTCGGCGTGACCGGCCTCACGGCAGGCGCGGCCGTCGCCGGAATCTCGGCTGCGCTGAACAAGCTCACCACCAACATGTCCGGTCTGGGCCAGTTGAGCCGAGAGAGCGGAGTAGCGGCCAAGACGCTCCAAGAATTTTCGTCTGTGGCCGGCCGGTTCGGCATTGAGCAGGATGCTGTTGCCGCCGCGACCAAGAACTTCGCCGCTCAGATGCGGACGTTCTCGATCGGCACCGGTGACGCCTTCAACTGGGTGATCCGGCAGGGCCGTGATGCGGCTGGCCGCAAGGCGTTCCAGGATTTCGCGACCGACCTGCAGCACACCTCGGACGAGGGCGAGAAGCTCAAGAAGGCGCTCGCCTTCATGGAGACAATCCGTAACCCGGTTGAGCGGGGCATCTTCGCTCAGCAGTTCTTCGGGAATCAGGACCTCGGCCGCATCGCCGACGGCCATCTTGGACCAGTCCTGGAGCTGTTTCGGAAGGCGCGCGAAAAGCTCGGCGAGTTCAAGATCGAGGACGTCATTGACGCCGAGAAGTTCGACCGTTCGCTGAACAGCCTCAAGGGCTCGATGCAGCGCCTCGGCACGACGATCGCCCGGGAGGTGCTGGGCCCGGCCACGGACCTGACAACCTGGGCGGACGAGCTTGTATCGGGCCAGCGCGCCGACGTGACCAAATCGCTCCGTGAGGGCCTGCAGGGCGTCAAGAAGGAGCTCGGCGAGATCAACTGGAAGCAGTTCGGCGAGGACACGGTGAAGGGCCTGCAGGCCGGAACGGCGCTGGCCGGTTCACTCGCCAGGACGATGCACGAGATTGCAGAGGCCATCCACGCGATCCGCGGCGGTGAGTATGCTCAGGCTGCTCGTGGCCTCGACGGCGCCTCCGGGCCGCTCGCTCGCGCGCTGGCCCCACGGGTCGGCGACGATGAGATCGACGCTCAGGAGAACGTCGACCGCTTGCGCAAGATGAAAGAGGTCGCCGACGAGGCGGGGCAGCACCTCATCGGCCGGACGCAGCAGCGCCTCGGCCTGCTCCCAGGCTCGGACCAGGCCGGCAAGGATCTTGAGGCAGCGGAAGCGCGCTTGAAGGCGCTCCAGGGCCGCACGCCCGAGCAGCGCCAGAAGGACTTCGAGGCGTCCGAGAAGCTCCGCAAGAGCGTGGACGGCCTCACCGACGAGATGAAGGCCAGTCGCGGCGGCGCCACCGTCCAGAAGCAGTCCATGGACACGCAGGGTGGCCTGTTCGGTGGCGCCACGGTGCAGACGGCTGCGTTCGGCGGCGGAGGCGGATTCCGACGGTTCGGCGGCTACGGCGGGGGTGCGAACCTGCCCGTGGGTGGTGATGACCCCGTCATTCACGGCGGCCCGCAAGGGGGCCACGCGACGGGTCCGCAGGTGGATCGCCCACGCCCGGCTGGCCCACAGGTCGAGCGCCGAGGCGGATCTGGGCCGGGCTACCGCGGTGAGCAGGGACTCGGCGGACTTGCGGGGCGCAGCTTCGGCGGCGGCGGCCGGTTCAATGGCCTGGGCGGGACCCGACCCAGCATCCCGCCGATCGGGCCGCGGCCGGCAGTGCCGTCCATTGATTTGCCGGGTGGCTACACGGGCAATGACGGGCGCAGGGCAGCTCGCAGCGGCATGACGACTGGCGGTCGTGAGCGCGTCGCGTCGTGGCTGGAATTCATGCAGCGCCCCATCGACCAGGGCGGAATGGGGTTCACCCGTGACGAGGCCTATGGCCAGATCGCGATGATGCAGGGTGAGAGCGGGCTCAACCTGAACCCGGCGGCTGAGGGCGATCACGAGGACCCTATACGGAAGATCAACCCTCACGCCTTCGGCACCGTCCAGTGGAGTGACGCCCGCGGCAACAAGCGATTTCCGATGCTTCGGGCGCTCGCCGAGCGGATGGGCAAGGACTGGCGCGACGTAAGCGTGCAGCAGCAGATGTACCGGGCCGAGATGCTGCGGGAGGGACGTGGCGGCTACAGGCACGTCTACGACGCGATTAAGCGCAACGGCACGGGCGAGGGCTCGCTGCGGTTCGGCATCAACGGATACGAGAACCCGCAGAAGAAGGATCTCGCTTACGCGATCCGCAAACCCTTCCTCGACCGACTACGTCGCGATCAGTCTGGCCCAACTGCCGAGCGCGCGGATGGTGACGGCACCGATCTGCTGCCGGGCGGCGCTCCTCGGCTCATACGGCCTAACAGCATGGGCGGTGCGCACGGCCTGACCATGGATCAGGCAGCCGCGATGCGCGAAGGCAAAGCCGACGGCGCCGGCTGGGCGGCACGGGAAGCCGCACGGAAGACGTTCGAGGCTCAGCAGGCCGAGGCGGCTGGCTTACGGACCGGCGGAGCGAGGGTAGCGGCGACCGCTGCGCGTGCCGGAGTCGTGGCGATGCCCAAGGTGGAGAACAACGGGAGCGTGGTCGTGAACGTTCTGGAGCCCGGCCCTAAGACCCGGGTGGCGACGACGGCCAGCGGCAAGCTGTTCCAGGACGTCGTGCAACGCAGCGGCGCTCAGATGCGCCGGGCGGACTAA
- the map gene encoding type I methionyl aminopeptidase: MQQEQATAQGTRRAPEPPIHGPEGFEGMRRAGRLTAEALDLLMEATQPGVTTEALDKLAYEFAMDHGAYPASLLYRGYPKSICTSINHVVCHGIPNDKPLREGDIVNLDICLILDGWHGDSSRMAYVGEVPRKAQRLCEITYEALMRGVAAVKPGGSTNDIGRAIQTYAESERCSVVRDFCGHGLGRTYHDAPTILHYVEASYDVPFKPGQFFTVEPMINLGRPAVKVLGDGWTAVTRDRSLSAQFEHTVGVTETGVEIFTISPKGLHQPVNPAA; encoded by the coding sequence ATGCAGCAGGAACAGGCCACCGCGCAGGGCACGCGCCGCGCCCCGGAGCCGCCGATCCACGGTCCCGAGGGCTTCGAGGGGATGCGCCGGGCCGGCCGCCTCACGGCCGAGGCCCTCGATCTGCTGATGGAGGCGACTCAGCCCGGCGTCACCACCGAGGCGCTCGACAAGCTCGCCTACGAATTCGCCATGGACCACGGCGCCTATCCGGCGTCGCTGCTCTATCGCGGCTACCCGAAGTCGATCTGCACCTCGATCAACCACGTGGTCTGCCATGGCATCCCGAACGACAAGCCGCTCCGCGAGGGCGACATCGTCAACCTCGACATCTGCCTGATCCTCGACGGCTGGCACGGTGATTCGAGCCGCATGGCCTATGTCGGCGAGGTCCCCCGCAAGGCGCAGCGCCTGTGCGAGATCACCTACGAGGCGCTGATGCGCGGCGTCGCGGCGGTGAAGCCCGGCGGCTCGACCAACGATATCGGCCGGGCGATCCAGACCTATGCCGAGAGCGAGCGCTGCTCGGTTGTGCGCGACTTTTGCGGGCACGGGCTCGGGCGGACCTATCACGACGCGCCCACGATCCTGCACTACGTCGAGGCGAGCTACGATGTTCCGTTCAAGCCCGGCCAGTTCTTCACGGTCGAGCCGATGATCAATCTCGGGCGGCCCGCCGTGAAGGTGCTGGGCGACGGCTGGACCGCCGTGACCCGCGACCGCTCGCTCTCGGCCCAGTTTGAGCACACCGTGGGCGTCACCGAGACTGGCGTCGAGATCTTCACGATCTCGCCGAAGGGGCTGCACCAGCCCGTCAATCCCGCCGCCTGA
- a CDS encoding terminase small subunit: MSDHRGRALNRAELADYTGRSLPTIDAWVRAGCPYKGRGSKGKEWIFNSAAVLDWLEARAAARTTVGIPKGDLDPAQERARKDRALAEQTEMRNAERRGELVNIEEVGVVVEREFSVVRERSLSITGRLSGKLSPEQLRWVEDEIREALSDLSAGEDIEPVQQARARGAKAGKR, translated from the coding sequence ATGTCCGATCATCGAGGACGCGCACTGAACCGCGCTGAACTGGCCGACTACACCGGCCGCAGCTTGCCCACGATCGACGCGTGGGTGCGTGCTGGCTGCCCGTACAAAGGCCGCGGCAGCAAAGGCAAAGAGTGGATTTTCAACTCGGCCGCCGTGTTGGATTGGCTTGAGGCTCGGGCGGCCGCGCGCACAACCGTAGGCATACCGAAGGGCGATCTGGATCCGGCGCAGGAACGTGCGCGGAAAGACAGGGCGCTCGCCGAACAGACCGAGATGAGGAACGCCGAGCGCCGGGGCGAGCTCGTCAACATCGAGGAGGTGGGCGTTGTCGTAGAGCGTGAGTTCTCGGTGGTCCGTGAGCGCTCGCTCAGCATCACCGGCCGGCTCAGCGGGAAGCTGTCGCCCGAGCAGCTTCGGTGGGTCGAGGACGAGATCCGAGAGGCGCTGTCCGACCTGTCCGCCGGTGAGGACATCGAGCCAGTTCAGCAGGCCAGGGCACGTGGCGCAAAAGCTGGCAAGCGATGA
- a CDS encoding YoaK family protein: MLVHEGETRTPEADRALALSLAAVAGALNTAGFYAVGLFASNMTGNVSAISDRAGTGDLALAVQACLLVILFVLGAASATLLIRRRRRTAGPSAYAYGVCAEAILLVALGLLVLPLHEPVRSHALVLGLSFVLGLQNAAVTKISEARVRTTHVTGMITDIGIELARWLDRGASVPDPLKPHDPERLRLHLLTVAAFLVGGAVGVVAYRLIGVALLFAAAGILACLALPALRR; the protein is encoded by the coding sequence ATGCTGGTCCATGAAGGTGAGACGCGTACACCCGAGGCCGACCGGGCGCTCGCCCTGTCCCTCGCGGCGGTGGCCGGCGCGTTGAACACCGCGGGGTTCTACGCCGTCGGCCTCTTCGCCTCGAACATGACCGGGAACGTCTCGGCGATCTCCGACCGTGCCGGCACGGGCGATCTCGCCCTGGCGGTCCAGGCCTGCCTGCTCGTCATCCTGTTCGTGCTCGGCGCGGCGTCCGCGACGCTCCTGATCCGTCGCCGCCGCCGGACGGCCGGACCGAGCGCCTACGCCTACGGCGTCTGCGCCGAGGCAATCCTGCTGGTCGCCCTCGGCCTGCTGGTGCTGCCGCTCCACGAGCCGGTCCGGAGCCACGCCCTGGTTCTCGGCCTGAGCTTCGTTCTGGGCCTGCAGAACGCGGCCGTGACCAAGATCTCCGAGGCGCGCGTTCGAACCACCCACGTGACCGGCATGATCACCGATATCGGCATCGAGCTCGCCCGCTGGCTCGACCGCGGCGCATCCGTCCCAGATCCGCTGAAGCCGCACGATCCCGAGCGGCTGCGGCTGCACCTTCTGACCGTCGCGGCGTTCCTGGTCGGCGGGGCGGTGGGCGTGGTGGCCTATCGCCTCATCGGCGTGGCGCTGCTGTTCGCGGCGGCCGGGATCCTGGCCTGCCTCGCTCTCCCCGCCCTCAGGCGCTGA
- a CDS encoding flagellar protein, with amino-acid sequence MIDALQTAATGMTRATDRLGKAAETIAASGAPVGDTALPPAAQLDLSGAAADLIGSKSAFALNAAVARTADRMMGQILDISA; translated from the coding sequence ATGATCGACGCCCTTCAGACCGCCGCGACCGGCATGACCCGGGCCACCGACCGGCTCGGGAAAGCCGCCGAGACCATTGCGGCGAGCGGTGCCCCGGTCGGCGACACGGCCCTGCCGCCCGCCGCCCAGCTCGACCTGTCCGGGGCCGCCGCTGACCTGATTGGATCGAAGTCGGCCTTCGCGCTGAACGCCGCGGTGGCCAGGACCGCCGACCGCATGATGGGGCAGATCCTCGACATCAGCGCCTGA
- a CDS encoding helix-turn-helix transcriptional regulator has protein sequence MNPRIQRSPEDMLPAAQVLARYQVSDMTLFRWLKAARLSFPQPIRINGRRYWRLADLQAFEARQAAQREAA, from the coding sequence ATGAACCCTCGCATTCAGCGATCACCCGAAGACATGCTGCCGGCGGCCCAAGTCTTGGCACGCTATCAGGTCAGCGACATGACGCTCTTCCGCTGGCTGAAGGCCGCTAGACTGAGCTTCCCGCAGCCGATCCGCATCAACGGGCGCCGCTACTGGCGGCTGGCCGACCTGCAGGCCTTCGAGGCCCGGCAGGCTGCTCAGAGGGAGGCCGCCTGA
- a CDS encoding AAA family ATPase, which produces MADRIRLNFIKAERIACFDKIRIDFNPRYNLICGTNGVGKTSLLLLASSCFNGAFQNQMVRRNTAASMPGEIVYQVQENDRIINAQGFVNNTDPAGGDQPYGQRSLANNVIFLNTNRDFQYHRLPHISPGEIRQEHMNNEFAQRGIQYNDIKNWFANRWLFEPRSDSWPPEYRKNLELSLKCFSLLDPTVSLSHVNVQTYDVMVNTRYGLVQYELLSSGFRASLSLLLGIIKEIEARSLGVAAEEFAGIIIIDELDLHLHPVWQKNIPLALQGTFPNAQIIVTSHSPHMIQSAKSDQVIALVNFNGGFPRVSDLPHSDYGFQGWTIEEILEDVMGMEDTDSEIKKELFRSFEEALDDEDIARLRSSLHAIEHMLHPRNNMRKLVRIQAAPVLGADK; this is translated from the coding sequence ATGGCAGATCGTATCAGGCTCAATTTCATTAAAGCGGAGCGCATCGCTTGCTTCGATAAAATCCGGATTGATTTCAATCCTCGGTACAATTTGATTTGTGGAACCAACGGCGTCGGCAAAACTTCTCTGCTGCTTCTAGCCTCTTCTTGCTTCAACGGTGCATTTCAAAACCAAATGGTCAGGCGCAACACTGCTGCGAGCATGCCAGGCGAGATCGTATATCAGGTCCAAGAAAACGATCGGATCATAAACGCTCAGGGATTTGTAAATAACACTGACCCGGCAGGGGGTGATCAGCCATATGGACAGCGTAGCTTAGCAAATAATGTAATCTTCCTGAACACAAATAGAGATTTCCAGTACCATCGACTTCCGCACATCAGTCCTGGAGAAATTCGCCAGGAGCATATGAATAATGAATTTGCGCAAAGAGGCATTCAATACAACGATATAAAAAATTGGTTTGCCAATAGATGGCTTTTTGAGCCCAGGAGCGACTCGTGGCCACCAGAATACAGGAAAAATCTGGAATTGTCTTTGAAGTGTTTTTCTCTTCTGGACCCAACGGTAAGTCTGTCTCACGTTAACGTTCAAACATATGATGTAATGGTTAACACAAGATACGGCCTGGTGCAGTATGAGTTGCTCTCCTCTGGATTTCGGGCGTCGCTGTCTTTACTACTGGGAATAATAAAAGAAATCGAGGCCCGCAGCTTAGGAGTGGCGGCCGAAGAGTTCGCCGGGATTATAATAATAGATGAGCTTGATTTACATCTCCACCCTGTGTGGCAGAAAAACATACCTCTTGCGCTTCAAGGAACTTTCCCAAACGCTCAGATCATAGTCACGAGCCATAGTCCTCATATGATTCAGAGCGCGAAATCCGATCAAGTTATTGCATTGGTGAATTTTAACGGTGGCTTTCCTCGTGTTTCGGACTTGCCACATTCTGATTATGGCTTCCAAGGGTGGACTATCGAAGAAATCTTGGAAGACGTTATGGGCATGGAGGATACGGACTCTGAAATAAAGAAAGAACTATTTCGCAGTTTTGAAGAAGCCTTAGATGATGAGGATATTGCGCGACTGAGATCAAGTCTGCACGCGATTGAACACATGCTCCATCCAAGAAACAATATGCGCAAGCTCGTCAGAATTCAGGCCGCACCCGTGCTGGGTGCGGATAAATGA
- a CDS encoding helix-turn-helix domain-containing protein, producing the protein MAGDLVDRFRLLVAACCDQSLSPAARAVLAQILDHYNSKTGQCTPSLDRLARTSGLARRSVVRAVKELRVKGWIDREHAIREDGRAFASNHFRPAFERGDLGTERSLPRDEAVPTPGDETVPRVGTKRCAEVGTKRSPEPSKKNQGKGTKSESIDDAAFDRFWMVYPRKVAKAAARPVFDRILSKAQATADELVAGAERYAAATAGKDPEHIAHAKTWLNGERWTDEPARHRNPDNGSAARLHQSDIKPNSATAYLMERRARRMSHG; encoded by the coding sequence ATGGCCGGCGACCTCGTGGATCGATTCCGGCTGCTGGTGGCGGCCTGCTGCGATCAGAGCCTGTCGCCGGCCGCGCGGGCCGTGCTGGCCCAGATCCTCGACCACTACAACAGCAAGACAGGGCAGTGCACGCCGTCACTGGACCGGCTCGCCCGTACCTCAGGGCTCGCGCGGAGATCAGTGGTGCGGGCCGTGAAAGAGCTGCGCGTGAAGGGCTGGATCGACCGCGAGCACGCGATCCGCGAGGACGGGCGTGCGTTCGCCTCGAACCATTTCCGGCCGGCGTTCGAGCGCGGCGACCTAGGGACAGAACGGTCCCTACCTAGGGACGAGGCTGTCCCTACCCCTGGGGACGAAACGGTCCCTAGGGTAGGGACCAAACGGTGCGCGGAGGTAGGGACCAAACGGTCCCCCGAACCTAGTAAGAAGAACCAAGGAAAAGGAACCAAGTCTGAATCGATCGACGATGCAGCCTTCGATCGCTTCTGGATGGTCTATCCCAGGAAGGTCGCGAAGGCTGCAGCCCGACCAGTCTTCGACCGGATCCTGAGCAAGGCGCAGGCTACTGCCGACGAGCTGGTGGCGGGAGCCGAGCGCTATGCAGCCGCGACGGCCGGCAAAGACCCCGAACACATCGCTCACGCCAAGACATGGCTGAACGGCGAGCGCTGGACCGATGAGCCGGCCCGTCATCGGAATCCCGATAACGGCAGCGCTGCCCGGCTGCACCAATCCGACATCAAACCCAACAGCGCCACGGCCTACCTGATGGAGCGCCGGGCCAGGAGGATGAGCCATGGCTGA
- a CDS encoding ATP-dependent Clp protease proteolytic subunit, producing the protein MRRYSLARSDGAIWINGPIYPDRVSAAALRRSFLEIDSTGPVRVVVDTPGGSCAEGLAIYTILRECGRRIEVTIRAAFSMGAIVAAAGHTVAIEATGAIGLHAAGVAGDHFADAGTDLPHHVTAEQLRRLARGLWSADATRADAERVLCRPRPLRPLTRRTSTFCPAEPACCGTS; encoded by the coding sequence GTGAGGCGCTACTCCCTCGCGCGGTCGGACGGCGCGATCTGGATCAATGGGCCGATCTACCCGGATCGGGTCAGCGCGGCCGCCCTGCGCCGATCCTTCCTGGAGATCGATTCGACCGGCCCGGTGCGGGTCGTGGTCGATACGCCCGGCGGATCCTGCGCTGAGGGCTTGGCGATCTACACCATCCTGCGCGAGTGCGGCCGGCGGATAGAAGTGACGATCCGGGCAGCCTTCAGCATGGGCGCCATCGTCGCCGCAGCCGGCCACACGGTTGCGATCGAGGCGACCGGCGCCATCGGCTTGCACGCGGCGGGCGTCGCCGGCGACCACTTTGCCGACGCAGGCACAGACCTTCCGCACCACGTCACCGCCGAGCAACTTCGGCGCCTCGCCCGCGGCCTGTGGTCGGCCGACGCGACCCGGGCGGACGCAGAGCGTGTGCTGTGCCGGCCGCGACCGCTGAGGCCGCTGACGCGACGCACCTCGACGTTCTGTCCCGCCGAACCGGCCTGCTGCGGCACGAGCTGA
- a CDS encoding carboxymuconolactone decarboxylase family protein — MTRLCRALALAALPVAVLSTLAAAQAQDRLPTIPPQDYTPEQKQAAEAFAQARGKPPFGPFEPLMYSPEVMTLARSMGDYLRYKPKIGTTLSELVILMTARRWTQDYEWYVHAPIAQKAGIAPEIIAAIRDGRRPAQMSDDETTVYEFTSELQDTKRVSDATFARAEARFGKAGVADLAAISGYYTFLAMELNAARYAIPADGKPLPRMPE, encoded by the coding sequence ATGACACGTCTTTGCCGCGCACTGGCGCTGGCCGCGCTACCGGTCGCCGTCCTGTCGACGCTCGCGGCGGCGCAGGCCCAGGACCGACTGCCGACGATCCCGCCCCAGGATTACACGCCGGAGCAGAAGCAGGCCGCCGAGGCCTTCGCGCAGGCCCGGGGCAAGCCGCCCTTCGGCCCCTTCGAGCCGCTGATGTACTCCCCCGAGGTGATGACCCTGGCCCGGTCGATGGGCGATTACCTCCGCTACAAACCCAAGATCGGCACCACGCTCTCGGAGCTGGTGATTCTGATGACCGCCCGACGCTGGACGCAGGATTACGAATGGTACGTGCACGCCCCGATCGCCCAGAAGGCCGGGATTGCACCCGAGATCATCGCGGCGATCCGGGACGGGCGGAGGCCGGCCCAGATGAGCGATGACGAGACGACCGTGTACGAGTTCACCTCCGAGCTGCAGGACACCAAGCGCGTCTCGGACGCGACCTTCGCCCGGGCCGAGGCCCGGTTCGGCAAGGCCGGCGTCGCCGATCTGGCGGCGATCTCGGGCTACTACACCTTTCTGGCGATGGAGCTGAACGCGGCGCGCTATGCGATTCCCGCCGACGGTAAGCCCCTGCCGCGGATGCCGGAGTGA
- a CDS encoding tyrosine-type recombinase/integrase, with amino-acid sequence MQSVERHKPRPEARLEIPDAALPGFYLIVQPSGFKSWAIRYRIAGRPRKHTIGPYPLFDLVTARARAREALQLVALGQDPILVKKATAEAAKVAAEDRVERVVTLYVERHLKPNGKPGYAETQEGLLRNHIVPRWGQRRIGDVTKREVVALIDGLTDAGMTTGANRVFAATRALFNFALRRELIATTPFLGLKPPLAETSRDRVLTEAEVRLVWRAADAIGFPFGPAAQLLLLTAQRRDEVIRMVRSEVDGDLWTLPAERTKNSLEHLVPLAPPALSILNAVPRIAGAAGYVFTRSGDAPMSDYTTTKARLDKAMLAIAREDAEAAGQDPGSVELKPWRLHDLRRTASTGMARLGIPLHVTEAVLNHRSGTLGGLAGIYNRYAYLDEKRAALATWAEHVEAIVGEAAR; translated from the coding sequence GTGCAAAGCGTCGAACGCCACAAGCCACGGCCCGAGGCTCGTCTGGAAATCCCGGACGCGGCCCTGCCGGGCTTCTACCTGATCGTGCAGCCGTCGGGCTTCAAATCGTGGGCGATACGCTATCGGATCGCCGGGAGGCCTCGGAAGCACACGATCGGCCCCTACCCGCTTTTCGACCTGGTCACCGCTCGGGCCCGGGCCCGGGAGGCGCTGCAGCTCGTCGCGCTCGGCCAGGATCCGATCCTGGTGAAGAAGGCCACGGCAGAAGCTGCGAAGGTGGCCGCCGAGGATCGCGTGGAGCGGGTCGTGACCCTCTACGTCGAGCGGCACCTGAAGCCGAACGGCAAGCCCGGCTACGCGGAGACTCAGGAGGGCTTACTTCGCAACCACATCGTACCGCGCTGGGGCCAGCGGCGGATCGGCGACGTGACCAAGCGTGAGGTGGTCGCTCTGATCGATGGCCTTACCGACGCTGGGATGACGACGGGCGCCAACCGCGTGTTCGCTGCGACTCGCGCCCTGTTCAATTTTGCTCTGCGGCGCGAGCTCATCGCCACCACGCCCTTCCTGGGTCTCAAGCCCCCGCTGGCCGAGACCAGCCGCGACCGTGTCCTGACGGAGGCCGAGGTGCGTCTGGTCTGGCGTGCCGCCGATGCCATCGGCTTCCCGTTCGGACCGGCCGCGCAGCTGCTCCTGCTCACGGCTCAACGCCGCGACGAGGTGATCCGCATGGTCCGGAGTGAGGTCGACGGCGACCTCTGGACCCTGCCGGCCGAGCGCACGAAGAACTCGCTCGAGCACCTCGTGCCGCTGGCGCCCCCTGCCCTCTCAATCCTGAACGCCGTGCCGCGGATTGCAGGCGCCGCAGGGTACGTCTTCACTAGGTCCGGCGACGCGCCGATGTCGGACTACACCACCACCAAGGCGCGCCTGGACAAGGCCATGCTGGCGATCGCTCGCGAGGACGCGGAGGCGGCCGGCCAAGATCCCGGCAGTGTGGAGCTGAAGCCCTGGCGGCTGCACGACCTGCGGCGCACGGCCAGCACCGGCATGGCGCGCCTGGGGATCCCGCTCCACGTGACCGAGGCCGTGCTGAACCATCGGTCCGGCACGCTCGGCGGCCTCGCCGGCATCTACAACCGGTACGCCTACTTGGATGAGAAGCGTGCTGCGCTGGCGACCTGGGCGGAGCACGTCGAGGCGATCGTGGGCGAGGCTGCTCGATGA
- a CDS encoding zinc-finger domain-containing protein, with translation MAGKAVPHFHNEPGVPVITVGVKEFMCIGALPPFDHPHVFLDMGADSEIICQYCSTLYRYRAGLKADEAEPQACVWRDDAKLAAE, from the coding sequence ATGGCAGGCAAGGCGGTACCGCACTTCCACAACGAGCCGGGCGTCCCGGTGATCACGGTCGGCGTGAAGGAGTTCATGTGCATCGGCGCGCTGCCGCCGTTCGACCACCCGCATGTCTTCCTCGACATGGGCGCCGACTCTGAAATCATCTGCCAGTACTGCTCGACGCTCTACCGCTACCGCGCCGGCCTGAAGGCCGACGAGGCGGAGCCGCAGGCCTGCGTGTGGCGGGACGACGCCAAGCTCGCGGCGGAGTAG